In Rhodobacter sp. 24-YEA-8, the following are encoded in one genomic region:
- a CDS encoding DUF5333 domain-containing protein, producing the protein MTSVKILAVSLVIAVSAGAAEARTPINQEAHINDTLRQGFIADAIADNCPTMRPRKLRALNELTKLRDYALKQGYTRKEVTAFVESKTEKKRGKAEAAAWLKKAGAEPGKTQAYCAVGEAEIAKKSLIGYLLRSTR; encoded by the coding sequence ATGACATCCGTGAAAATTCTTGCTGTATCGCTGGTGATTGCTGTGAGCGCCGGCGCCGCAGAGGCGCGCACGCCGATCAACCAGGAAGCGCATATCAACGACACATTGCGGCAGGGCTTCATCGCTGACGCGATTGCCGATAATTGCCCGACGATGCGGCCGAGAAAGCTGCGCGCGCTGAACGAGCTGACCAAGCTCAGGGATTACGCGCTGAAACAGGGCTATACCCGCAAGGAAGTCACCGCTTTCGTCGAGAGCAAGACCGAGAAGAAGCGCGGCAAGGCTGAGGCTGCGGCCTGGCTGAAAAAGGCGGGCGCTGAACCGGGCAAGACCCAGGCCTATTGCGCCGTGGGTGAGGCGGAAATCGCGAAGAAAAGCCTGATCGGCTATTTGCTGAGGTCGACCAGATGA
- the nuoL gene encoding NADH-quinone oxidoreductase subunit L: MVQIVFFAPLIGAILCGFGWRFIGEKPAQVLTTAAVFLAAALSWVIFLGFDGETYKVTLLRWVESGTLSTEWAIRVDRMTAIMLVVVNSVSALVHLYSFGYMAHDENWTDDEPYRARFFAYLSFFTFTMLTLVTADNLLQMFFGWEGVGVASYLLIGFYWKKQSAGAAAMKAFIANRVGDFGFILGIAGLYLLTDSIQFDQVFAAIPGKSEVTLRFLWTDWNAVNLIAFLLFVGAMGKSAQLFLHTWLPDAMEGPTPVSALIHAATMVTAGVFLVCRMSPVFEYAPYATGFITVLGATTAFFAATVGLVQNDIKRVIAYSTCSQLGYMFVAAGVGAYPVAMFHLFTHAFFKAMLFLGAGSVIHATHHEQDMRWYGGLRKKIPFTFWMMMIGTLAITGVGIPLTYYGFAGFLSKDAVIESAYIGSNYAFWLLVIAAGMTSFYSWRLMFLTFYGTSRADQKPQDDHSHDHGHDHGHSHGHDDHGHGHHHEPHESPLVMLIPLAVLSLGALFSGMIWYKVFFGDEEKMRTWFGMEQLAAHHIEEGHAEPAADHATAGETAMGEAGHAEPAADAPTAEEAANAAEQAGALATADAGVTYPGEAVEAADHGADHGVAPKGALLMLPYSAEEQAVVDTRVDAAKVEASGHAPNTIIAAAHMVPSWVKVSPFVAMLIGLVLSWLFYIRNPSWPRRLAEQQRPLYLFLLNKWYFDEVYTFVFVKGSKALGRLFWKNDVKVIDGTINGVAMGIIPFFTRLANRAQSGFVFHYAFAMVLGIVALVTWMTLFGGAR; the protein is encoded by the coding sequence ATGGTTCAGATTGTCTTTTTCGCTCCGCTGATCGGGGCCATTCTGTGCGGCTTCGGCTGGCGGTTCATCGGTGAGAAACCGGCACAGGTTCTGACCACGGCGGCGGTTTTCCTTGCTGCGGCTTTGAGCTGGGTCATCTTCCTCGGCTTTGACGGCGAGACCTACAAGGTCACGCTGCTCCGCTGGGTGGAATCGGGCACGCTTTCGACCGAATGGGCGATCCGTGTTGACCGGATGACCGCGATCATGCTGGTCGTCGTCAACTCGGTCTCGGCTCTCGTTCACCTCTACTCGTTCGGCTATATGGCCCATGACGAGAACTGGACGGATGACGAGCCTTACCGCGCGCGTTTCTTCGCCTATCTCTCGTTCTTCACTTTCACCATGCTGACGCTGGTGACCGCCGATAACCTGCTGCAGATGTTCTTTGGCTGGGAAGGGGTGGGGGTCGCCTCGTACCTGCTGATCGGTTTCTACTGGAAGAAACAATCCGCCGGTGCTGCGGCGATGAAGGCCTTCATCGCGAACCGGGTCGGTGATTTCGGCTTCATCCTTGGCATCGCCGGTCTTTACCTGCTGACGGATTCGATCCAGTTCGACCAGGTCTTCGCCGCGATCCCGGGCAAGTCCGAAGTGACGCTGCGCTTCCTCTGGACCGACTGGAATGCGGTGAACCTGATCGCCTTCCTGCTGTTTGTCGGCGCGATGGGGAAATCGGCGCAGCTGTTCCTGCACACCTGGCTGCCGGACGCGATGGAAGGGCCGACGCCCGTCTCCGCGCTGATCCATGCCGCAACCATGGTGACCGCGGGCGTATTCCTTGTCTGCCGCATGTCGCCTGTCTTTGAATATGCGCCCTATGCGACGGGCTTCATCACGGTGTTGGGGGCAACGACCGCCTTCTTTGCCGCGACCGTGGGTCTGGTGCAAAACGACATCAAACGCGTGATCGCCTATTCGACCTGTTCGCAGCTGGGCTATATGTTCGTCGCCGCCGGCGTCGGGGCCTATCCGGTCGCGATGTTCCACCTCTTCACCCACGCATTCTTTAAGGCGATGCTGTTCCTTGGCGCCGGTTCGGTGATCCATGCGACCCATCACGAACAGGATATGCGCTGGTATGGTGGCCTGCGCAAAAAGATCCCGTTCACCTTCTGGATGATGATGATCGGGACACTGGCGATCACCGGTGTCGGTATTCCGCTGACCTATTACGGTTTCGCAGGCTTCCTGTCGAAAGACGCCGTGATCGAGAGCGCCTATATCGGGTCGAACTATGCTTTCTGGCTGCTTGTCATCGCTGCCGGCATGACCAGCTTCTATTCCTGGCGCCTGATGTTCCTGACCTTCTACGGCACCAGCCGCGCCGATCAGAAGCCGCAGGATGACCATTCGCATGATCACGGGCATGACCATGGTCACTCCCATGGCCATGATGATCACGGCCATGGCCATCACCACGAGCCGCATGAAAGCCCGCTGGTCATGCTGATCCCGCTGGCGGTCCTGTCGCTTGGCGCGCTTTTCTCGGGGATGATCTGGTACAAGGTCTTCTTCGGAGATGAAGAAAAGATGCGGACCTGGTTTGGGATGGAACAGCTTGCGGCCCATCACATCGAAGAAGGTCACGCAGAGCCAGCCGCCGATCACGCCACAGCCGGTGAGACCGCAATGGGCGAGGCAGGTCACGCCGAACCCGCAGCTGATGCGCCGACCGCTGAGGAAGCGGCCAATGCAGCGGAGCAGGCCGGGGCGCTTGCCACTGCTGATGCCGGTGTGACTTATCCGGGTGAAGCGGTCGAAGCCGCAGATCACGGCGCAGATCACGGTGTGGCGCCCAAAGGCGCACTTCTGATGCTGCCTTACAGCGCGGAAGAGCAGGCCGTGGTCGACACCCGTGTCGATGCTGCAAAGGTCGAAGCCTCGGGCCATGCGCCGAACACCATCATCGCGGCGGCCCATATGGTACCGTCCTGGGTCAAGGTCTCGCCCTTTGTCGCGATGCTGATCGGTCTGGTTCTGTCCTGGCTCTTCTACATCAGAAACCCGTCCTGGCCGCGTCGTCTGGCAGAGCAGCAACGCCCGCTCTACCTGTTCCTCCTGAACAAATGGTATTTTGACGAGGTCTATACCTTCGTCTTCGTCAAAGGTTCGAAAGCCCTTGGCCGGCTGTTCTGGAAGAATGACGTCAAGGTCATTGACGGAACCATCAACGGGGTGGCGATGGGGATTATCCCCTTCTTCACCCGCCTCGCAAATCGTGCCCAATCGGGCTTTGTCTTCCACTATGCCTTCGCCATGGTGCTCGGGATTGTTGCCCTGGTCACCTGGATGACGCTTTTCGGTGGCGCCAGGTAA
- a CDS encoding carboxymuconolactone decarboxylase family protein: MNEAYTKMLSQMMESSQEMLKSFNPGLASVTESMSEGMKAGGFDKLFPTMPADLMEMWFGKTFNREGLDSRTRLLVTLAGLTVQGALLPAGIAEPQIRVTVRHALEAGATEREIAEVIWQMSMFGGLPAMRQALDIAQSVFDERKEASK; this comes from the coding sequence ATGAACGAAGCCTATACCAAAATGCTGAGCCAGATGATGGAAAGCAGCCAGGAGATGCTGAAAAGCTTCAATCCGGGCCTGGCATCGGTGACGGAAAGCATGAGCGAAGGCATGAAAGCGGGTGGCTTTGACAAGCTGTTCCCGACCATGCCGGCGGATCTGATGGAAATGTGGTTCGGCAAGACCTTTAACCGCGAGGGGCTCGACAGCCGCACGCGGCTTCTGGTGACGCTGGCCGGGCTGACGGTGCAGGGGGCGCTGCTGCCCGCAGGCATCGCTGAGCCGCAGATCAGAGTGACGGTCCGGCATGCGCTGGAAGCCGGCGCCACGGAACGCGAGATCGCCGAGGTGATCTGGCAAATGAGCATGTTCGGCGGTTTGCCCGCCATGAGACAGGCGCTGGACATTGCCCAGTCCGTCTTTGACGAGAGGAAGGAAGCTAGCAAATGA
- a CDS encoding NADH-quinone oxidoreductase subunit J has product MTVAVFAFYVFAVVTVGSGLMVTVSRNPVHAVLWLISAFVGATGLFVLLGAEFIAMLLLIVYVGAVAVLFLFVVMMLDVDFAALKGEMARAMPLALLIGVVLLMQIGIAFGSWRVSSGASLTNPTPTDIDNARAIGLLIYDRYIYLFQAAGLVLLVAMIGAILLTLRHRTGIKRQNVLHQMWRDPAQTIEMKDIKPGQGL; this is encoded by the coding sequence ATGACCGTCGCGGTTTTTGCCTTTTATGTCTTTGCGGTTGTGACGGTGGGGTCGGGCCTGATGGTCACGGTCTCGCGCAATCCGGTTCATGCGGTGCTCTGGCTGATCTCGGCCTTTGTCGGCGCGACCGGGCTTTTCGTGCTGCTCGGCGCCGAGTTCATCGCGATGCTCCTGCTGATCGTCTATGTCGGTGCGGTGGCGGTGCTGTTCCTCTTTGTCGTGATGATGCTTGATGTGGATTTCGCAGCGCTGAAGGGCGAGATGGCGCGGGCCATGCCGCTGGCGCTCCTGATCGGCGTTGTGCTGCTGATGCAGATCGGGATCGCCTTTGGCTCCTGGCGGGTGTCTTCGGGCGCGAGCCTCACGAACCCGACGCCCACGGATATCGACAATGCGCGCGCCATCGGCCTGCTGATCTATGACCGTTATATCTATCTCTTCCAGGCCGCAGGCCTTGTGCTGCTGGTCGCGATGATCGGTGCGATCCTTCTGACCCTGCGCCACCGTACCGGCATCAAGCGCCAGAACGTGCTGCATCAGATGTGGCGCGACCCGGCCCAGACCATCGAGATGAAAGACATCAAACCGGGGCAGGGGCTCTGA
- the nuoG gene encoding NADH-quinone oxidoreductase subunit NuoG has protein sequence MSNLKKINIDGTELEIDGSMTIIQAAEVAGIEIPRFCYHERLSIAGNCRMCLVEVVGGPPKPAASCAMQVKDLRPGPNGEAPVVKTRSPMVKKAREGVMEFLLINHPLDCPICDQGGECDLQDQAMAYGVDFSRYREPKRASDELDLGPLVKTAMTRCISCTRCVRFTSEVAGITQMGQTGRGEDSEITSYLNLTLDSNLQGNIIDLCPVGALTSKPYAFTARPWELTKTETIDVMDALGSNIRVDTKGREVMRILPRNNDAVNEEWISDKTRFIWDGLRRQRLDTPYVRVDGKLRKATWGEALEAAAAAMKGKKIVGLVGDLAPTEAVYSLKKLIEGLGGKVESRTDGARLPIGNRSAYVGTATIEDIDNAKMIQLIGTNPRVESPVLNARIRKAWTNGATVGLVGEAVDLTYDYVHVGSDRAALVELSGKEISDATREAPSIVIVGQGAINEADGEAVLAHAMKLAENSNSKLLILHTAASRVGALDVGAVTDGGMAAAVLGAEVIFNLGADEVEIAREWTDAGAPPFVIYQGSHGDRGANRADVILPAAAFTEENGLFVNTEGRPQLAFRAGFAPGEARENWAILRALSGELGAKLPWDSLAGLRAALIADHPHLGLVNEVVENEWQPLELRMPARAGFRNAIRDFYLTNPIARASQVMAELSAQALARANAPLAAE, from the coding sequence ATGTCGAATCTGAAAAAAATCAACATCGACGGGACCGAGCTGGAGATTGACGGCTCGATGACGATCATCCAGGCGGCGGAAGTGGCCGGGATCGAGATCCCGCGCTTCTGCTATCACGAGCGGCTGTCCATTGCGGGCAATTGCCGGATGTGTCTGGTTGAAGTCGTGGGCGGCCCGCCGAAACCGGCGGCCTCCTGCGCGATGCAGGTGAAAGACCTGCGCCCGGGCCCGAATGGCGAGGCGCCGGTGGTGAAAACCAGGTCACCGATGGTCAAGAAGGCCCGCGAAGGGGTGATGGAGTTCCTCCTGATCAACCATCCGCTGGATTGCCCGATCTGCGACCAGGGCGGCGAATGCGATCTGCAGGACCAGGCCATGGCGTATGGCGTGGATTTCTCGCGCTACCGCGAGCCGAAGCGGGCCTCTGACGAGCTGGACCTTGGCCCGCTGGTCAAGACCGCGATGACGCGCTGCATCTCCTGCACCCGCTGCGTGCGGTTCACCTCGGAAGTTGCGGGCATCACCCAGATGGGCCAGACCGGCCGCGGGGAAGACAGCGAGATCACCTCGTATCTCAACCTGACGCTGGACAGTAACCTTCAGGGCAATATCATCGACCTCTGCCCGGTCGGTGCGCTGACCTCGAAACCCTATGCCTTTACCGCCCGCCCCTGGGAGCTGACCAAGACCGAGACCATCGATGTGATGGACGCGCTCGGAAGCAATATCCGGGTCGATACCAAGGGCCGTGAAGTGATGCGCATCCTGCCGCGCAACAATGACGCGGTGAATGAGGAATGGATTTCCGACAAGACCCGGTTCATCTGGGACGGCTTGCGCCGTCAGCGCCTCGACACGCCTTATGTGCGGGTGGATGGCAAGCTGCGCAAGGCGACCTGGGGCGAGGCGCTTGAGGCGGCTGCAGCGGCGATGAAGGGGAAGAAGATAGTGGGTCTGGTGGGTGATCTGGCCCCGACCGAAGCGGTTTACAGCCTGAAAAAGCTGATTGAAGGCCTTGGCGGCAAAGTGGAATCGCGCACCGATGGCGCGCGTCTGCCGATTGGCAATCGTTCCGCCTATGTCGGCACCGCGACGATTGAAGACATCGACAACGCAAAGATGATCCAGCTGATCGGCACCAATCCGCGTGTCGAAAGCCCGGTTCTCAATGCAAGGATCCGCAAGGCCTGGACCAATGGCGCGACCGTGGGTCTGGTCGGTGAGGCAGTCGATCTGACCTATGACTATGTGCATGTCGGCTCTGACCGCGCGGCGCTGGTCGAGCTGTCGGGCAAGGAAATCTCGGATGCGACCCGTGAGGCGCCGTCGATTGTGATCGTCGGTCAGGGTGCGATCAATGAGGCTGATGGCGAGGCCGTTCTGGCCCATGCCATGAAGCTCGCCGAGAATTCGAATTCGAAGCTTTTGATCCTGCATACGGCAGCAAGCCGCGTTGGTGCGCTGGATGTCGGTGCCGTGACCGATGGCGGCATGGCGGCGGCGGTTCTGGGCGCCGAGGTGATCTTTAACCTTGGTGCGGATGAAGTCGAGATCGCGCGCGAATGGACCGATGCCGGCGCGCCGCCCTTCGTGATCTATCAGGGCAGCCATGGTGACCGCGGTGCGAACCGTGCCGATGTCATCCTGCCGGCTGCTGCTTTCACCGAGGAAAACGGCCTGTTCGTCAATACCGAAGGCCGGCCGCAACTGGCGTTCCGCGCGGGCTTTGCGCCGGGCGAGGCCCGTGAGAACTGGGCGATCCTGCGCGCGCTTTCGGGTGAGCTGGGCGCGAAACTGCCCTGGGACAGCCTGGCGGGGCTTCGTGCCGCGCTGATCGCCGATCACCCGCATCTGGGTCTGGTGAATGAGGTCGTGGAAAACGAATGGCAGCCGCTGGAGCTCCGGATGCCGGCGCGTGCGGGCTTCCGCAATGCGATCCGGGATTTCTATCTGACGAACCCGATTGCCCGCGCAAGCCAGGTCATGGCCGAGCTTTCCGCTCAGGCGCTCGCGCGTGCCAACGCGCCGCTGGCGGCTGAGTAA
- the nuoF gene encoding NADH-quinone oxidoreductase subunit NuoF, producing the protein MLKDQDRIFTNLYGMHDRSLKGAMARGHWDGTADIMSKGRDWIVDEMKKSGLRGRGGAGFPTGMKWSFMPKVSDGRPAYLVVNADESEPATCKDREIMRHDPHTLIEGCLIAGFAMNAVAAYIYIRGEYVREKEALQAAIDEAYDAGLIGRNASKSGYDFDVYLHHGAGAYICGEETALLESLEGRKGMPRMKPPFPAGAGLYGCPTTVNNVESIAVAPTILRRGGEWFAGFGRPNNAGVKLFAMSGHVNAPCVIEETMSIPMRELIEKHGGGVRGGWKNLKAVIPGGASCPILTADMCENAIMDYDGMRELKSSFGTACMIVMDQSTDVIKAIWRLSKFFKHESCGQCTPCREGTGWMMRVMDRLVTGDAEVEEIDMLFEVTKQVEGHTICALGDAAAWPIQGLIRNFREEIEDRIKAKRTGRISAALAAE; encoded by the coding sequence ATGCTCAAGGATCAGGACCGCATCTTCACGAACCTCTACGGGATGCATGACCGCTCCCTCAAAGGGGCAATGGCGCGCGGCCATTGGGATGGCACGGCGGATATCATGTCCAAAGGCCGTGACTGGATCGTGGATGAGATGAAAAAGTCGGGCCTGCGCGGGCGCGGCGGTGCGGGCTTCCCGACGGGGATGAAATGGTCCTTCATGCCGAAGGTCTCGGATGGGCGTCCGGCCTATCTGGTGGTCAATGCCGACGAATCCGAGCCTGCGACCTGCAAAGACCGCGAAATCATGCGCCATGATCCGCATACGCTGATCGAAGGCTGTCTGATCGCCGGTTTCGCGATGAATGCGGTTGCTGCCTATATCTATATCCGCGGCGAATACGTCCGCGAGAAAGAGGCGCTGCAGGCTGCGATCGACGAGGCCTATGACGCCGGTCTGATCGGCCGCAATGCCTCGAAATCCGGTTATGATTTCGATGTTTACCTGCATCACGGGGCAGGGGCCTATATCTGTGGCGAAGAAACCGCGCTCTTGGAAAGCCTTGAAGGCCGCAAGGGTATGCCCCGGATGAAGCCGCCTTTCCCGGCGGGGGCGGGCCTTTATGGCTGCCCGACCACGGTGAACAATGTCGAATCCATCGCTGTGGCGCCGACCATCCTGCGCCGTGGCGGCGAATGGTTCGCAGGCTTTGGTCGTCCGAACAATGCGGGCGTGAAGCTTTTCGCGATGTCGGGTCATGTGAACGCGCCCTGCGTGATCGAGGAAACGATGTCGATCCCGATGCGCGAGCTGATCGAGAAACATGGCGGCGGCGTGCGTGGCGGCTGGAAGAACCTGAAAGCGGTGATCCCGGGCGGCGCATCCTGCCCGATCCTGACTGCCGATATGTGCGAAAACGCCATCATGGATTATGATGGTATGCGCGAGCTGAAATCATCTTTCGGCACCGCCTGCATGATCGTGATGGATCAGTCGACCGACGTGATCAAAGCGATCTGGCGCCTGTCGAAATTCTTCAAGCACGAAAGCTGCGGTCAGTGCACGCCGTGCCGCGAAGGCACCGGCTGGATGATGCGGGTCATGGACCGTCTGGTGACCGGCGATGCAGAGGTCGAAGAGATCGACATGCTGTTCGAGGTCACCAAACAGGTCGAAGGTCACACGATCTGCGCCCTTGGCGACGCAGCCGCCTGGCCGATCCAGGGTCTGATCCGCAATTTCCGCGAGGAAATCGAGGACCGTATCAAAGCAAAGCGCACCGGCCGCATCTCGGCCGCGCTGGCTGCGGAGTAA
- a CDS encoding DUF3291 domain-containing protein, with product MTARMAHGKALHTRDGCHLAALNFGLLRHDWDAPEVVDFVAGLDLVNGVAERAAGFVWRLDDAAMETAQADPASPFQGNPRMASTLSVWTDADSLGAFVWNTVHRQFYARKGEWYDAPGALVLWWVPEGHRPDMAEGYARWQHRNEFGDSDQAFGWSYLEEAATWTAHACDRIAAE from the coding sequence ATGACCGCCCGAATGGCCCATGGCAAAGCATTGCACACGCGTGACGGTTGTCATCTTGCCGCGCTCAATTTCGGCCTGTTGCGTCACGATTGGGACGCGCCCGAAGTCGTGGATTTCGTGGCCGGACTGGATCTGGTGAACGGGGTCGCCGAACGCGCAGCGGGCTTTGTCTGGCGGCTCGATGACGCGGCGATGGAGACGGCGCAGGCCGATCCGGCCTCGCCGTTCCAGGGCAATCCGCGCATGGCCTCGACGCTTTCTGTCTGGACGGATGCGGACAGCCTTGGCGCTTTCGTGTGGAACACCGTCCACCGGCAGTTCTATGCCCGCAAGGGTGAATGGTATGATGCGCCCGGCGCGCTGGTCCTGTGGTGGGTGCCCGAAGGCCACCGCCCGGACATGGCCGAGGGCTATGCGCGGTGGCAGCATCGCAATGAATTTGGAGACAGCGACCAGGCCTTCGGCTGGTCGTATCTGGAAGAGGCCGCGACATGGACAGCCCATGCATGCGACCGGATCGCGGCGGAGTAG
- the nuoK gene encoding NADH-quinone oxidoreductase subunit NuoK, translated as MAVGIEHYIMVAATLFVIGIFGLFLNRKNVIVILMSIELILLSANISFVSFSSFNGDLTGQIFTLFVLTVAAAEAAIGLAILVVFFRNRGTIDVEDVNVMKG; from the coding sequence ATGGCAGTCGGAATTGAACATTACATCATGGTGGCGGCGACTTTGTTCGTCATCGGGATCTTCGGTCTCTTCCTCAACCGGAAGAACGTGATCGTCATCCTGATGTCGATCGAGCTGATCCTCTTGTCGGCCAATATCAGCTTTGTGTCTTTCTCGTCTTTCAACGGCGATCTGACCGGGCAGATCTTCACGCTCTTCGTGCTGACGGTGGCCGCAGCAGAGGCCGCCATCGGCCTCGCCATCCTCGTCGTCTTCTTCCGCAACCGCGGAACGATCGACGTCGAAGACGTGAATGTGATGAAGGGCTGA
- the nuoH gene encoding NADH-quinone oxidoreductase subunit NuoH, whose protein sequence is MDGFFSTGLGTAVILIAQCLAVVAFVMISLIFMVYGDRKIWAAVQVRRGPNVVGPWGILQTFADALKYVLKEIVVPAGVDRPVYFLAPILSFVLALLAFAVIPFDYGWVLADINVAILFVFAVSSLEVYGVIMGGWASNSKYAFLGGLRSAAQMISYEVSLGLIIIGLIISSGSMNMSDIVRAQDTGYGLLGWYWLPHFPMLVLFFVSSLAETNRPPFDLPEAESELVAGFMVEYSSTPYLLFMAGEYIAIFLMCALISLFFFGGWLSPIPGIADGWWWMVAKMWMWFFMFAMVKAIVPRYRYDQLMRIGWKVFLPLSLGWVVLVAFLAKFEVLGGFWARWAIGG, encoded by the coding sequence ATGGACGGATTTTTCTCGACGGGGCTTGGCACGGCGGTCATTCTGATCGCGCAGTGTCTTGCGGTGGTCGCCTTCGTCATGATCTCGCTGATCTTCATGGTCTATGGCGACCGGAAGATCTGGGCGGCGGTGCAGGTGCGGCGCGGCCCGAACGTGGTCGGCCCCTGGGGGATCCTGCAGACCTTTGCCGATGCGCTGAAATATGTGCTGAAGGAAATCGTGGTCCCGGCAGGTGTGGACCGCCCGGTCTATTTCCTTGCGCCGATCCTGTCTTTCGTACTGGCGCTTCTGGCTTTCGCGGTGATCCCGTTCGATTACGGCTGGGTACTGGCTGATATCAACGTCGCGATCCTGTTCGTCTTCGCCGTCTCCTCGCTCGAGGTTTACGGCGTGATCATGGGCGGCTGGGCGTCGAACTCGAAATACGCCTTCCTCGGGGGGCTGCGCTCTGCTGCGCAGATGATCTCTTACGAGGTTTCGCTGGGCCTGATCATCATCGGTCTGATCATTTCGTCCGGTTCTATGAACATGTCCGACATCGTGCGGGCGCAGGATACCGGCTACGGACTTCTTGGCTGGTACTGGCTGCCGCATTTCCCGATGCTGGTTCTGTTCTTCGTCTCGTCGCTGGCGGAAACCAACCGTCCGCCCTTCGACCTGCCGGAAGCTGAATCCGAACTCGTCGCGGGCTTCATGGTCGAATATTCCTCGACGCCGTATCTTCTGTTCATGGCGGGCGAATACATCGCCATCTTCCTGATGTGCGCGCTGATCAGCCTCTTCTTCTTCGGTGGCTGGCTCTCGCCGATCCCGGGCATCGCAGATGGCTGGTGGTGGATGGTCGCCAAGATGTGGATGTGGTTCTTCATGTTCGCGATGGTGAAGGCCATCGTGCCGCGCTACCGCTACGACCAGCTGATGCGGATCGGCTGGAAAGTCTTCCTGCCGCTGTCCCTTGGCTGGGTCGTTCTGGTGGCATTCCTTGCAAAATTTGAAGTGCTTGGCGGCTTCTGGGCCCGCTGGGCGATCGGGGGCTGA
- the nuoI gene encoding NADH-quinone oxidoreductase subunit NuoI, with the protein MANIDWNRATRYFLMMDFIKGFALGMRYFFKPKPTINYPHEKGPLSPRFRGEHALRRYPNGEERCIACKLCEAICPAQAITIDAEPREDGSRRTTRYDIDMTKCIYCGFCQEACPVDAIVEGPNFEFSTETREELFYNKDKLLENGARWEAEIARNLELDAPYR; encoded by the coding sequence ATGGCCAATATCGACTGGAACCGCGCCACGCGCTATTTCCTGATGATGGATTTCATCAAGGGCTTCGCGCTTGGGATGCGCTATTTCTTCAAGCCGAAGCCCACCATCAACTACCCGCATGAAAAGGGGCCGCTTTCGCCCCGTTTCCGCGGTGAGCACGCTTTGCGCCGTTACCCGAATGGCGAAGAACGCTGCATCGCATGTAAGCTCTGCGAGGCGATCTGCCCGGCCCAGGCCATCACCATCGATGCCGAACCGCGCGAAGACGGCTCGCGCCGCACCACGCGCTACGATATCGATATGACGAAATGCATCTATTGCGGCTTCTGCCAGGAAGCCTGCCCGGTGGATGCAATCGTTGAAGGCCCGAATTTCGAATTCTCGACCGAAACCCGCGAAGAGCTGTTCTACAACAAGGATAAACTCCTTGAGAACGGCGCGCGGTGGGAAGCCGAGATTGCCCGCAATCTCGAACTCGACGCACCTTACCGTTAA